The genomic region TGCGATTTATGGCAGGGGTGACTTTAGCACCAAAACTTCAAATAGAGGGGCTGGATCAGCATTGTTATTTGAAGTAAATATTTCCTTAAAATATTCCTCGGCAACCGTAGCAATCTCTCCATGAGTGGTGGCATAGCTTCTATCATTCTTTTCTGATCTCCAGATTTTATTTCTCCGAATCTGATATTGGTAGGATTAATGGAAGAATTTAGTATTTTTGTCACCCTCATTCAACCATTTTATCATTGGTTTGCCTTTTCAATAGCTCTCTTTTTTGGAATACGCCATTTCAAGTTCCTTTTCCAGCTCATTCAGTTAGTTTCCGCCATTGATTCCTGCTTCTCTGAGGGCCTCAATCCTATAAAGAAGGTTCTCAATCTCCTTTTTAGAATTGGATTTGGATGACTGTTGCCAAAACACTAATTGATGACGACACATCTTCATTTTTTGTGCAAGAATAAATATTGCTGAACCCTCAAACCTGGAGCTCCAAGCAGCATCGATGACATTCCTTATTTCCTCCATTCCACACCAATGatcttggaatttgaatctttTCTTGGACTTCTCCATTTGAGGATTAGTATCCAAGAAGAGTGGCACGTGATCAGACCCATTTTCCATCAATTTAATCACTGAAGCAGCAGGGTAGATTTTCAACCAGCCCCCTGGAGCGAGCATTCTATCCAATCTCTCGGCAATATCCTCCGAACCCCTTCTTTTATTTGATAATGTGAATGGTCTCCCTACCATGCCCAAGTCCATTAATCCATTTCCATCAATGAAATTAGAAAACTCAAACATAATAGCCTAGGATTTAAGGTCTCCTCccatcttctcttgttgattcaCAATGGCATTAAAGTCTCCGAAAATAATGATATTTTCGGATAACTGTTAGTTGTTGAATAACTGTTAAGATCTCTTCGAATTGAGTTAGCCTTTCATGATCCAAACAGCTTAAGTGAACACCCACCAATTCCCATGAAGAGTTATTAGATGTGTCATTTACCTTTGTAGCTGTATAGTAATTTCCAACAACAATTACTTCGAGATCTAGGTCTTCTTTCCAAGCTAGAATTGTTCCTTTCGCTGTCCCAATTGGATTATTAATCTTCCATTCACAAATCTGCAGCTTCTCAATTTTCTTTCTACTATGCGGGATTGGTTTTTAGTTTCACAGATGAACACAATCTCGCGGAAGAGTGGGATTGACATATCCCTTTAAGATTCTGGACtgtcaggggtctccccaaaccccgaCAGTTCCAGCTTAGTAGCTTCATGGGTCTTTGGGTGCCATTTGACGGCTGGCACCCTCCACCTCATTCTCAATTAATCGCTCTTTCTCTAAACACGTTTTTTTCAACTTCCTTCATTCTCCTTTCCACTATTGCTTCTCTTATTGCCAACATAAGTCTTGATAATATTGTCTCTTATTCTTGCTATCTGCTTCAGTTTtactttcttatttttgcattctGTTCTGTTTTCAGAAATAGCCACATATTCCTCAGTATTCATTTGAATAGATAGCTCTCTAAGAACATTTAGCGAatcagcacctgaattagtgttaGCAATCTCTACTTCTGCATCTTTATCTTTCTGCACGTTAGAACTATTTGCCATTAATTGCTTGGAAGTTGGTTGCTGCTTCTTGTCTTTCATACTCAAACTTGAAAAGCTCTCTAGAAGTCACATTGGGGCTGATTTCTTCCTTGGTTGTGCAAGAGAATGACCATCAGCTCTAGTTTTTCTTGAATCATCATATTTTCTCCTTTCAACTCTCCTTCCAATAATGATTGACAATTTCTTGTCTCATGTCCAAGGGAGGCATAGTAATTGCAAAACACACCAATACATTCATACCTCAAACTCATCTCTAGAGGTTGTTGATTCGGCCCCCCTCTAAACACGTTTTTTTCCAACTTCCTTCATTCTCCTTTCCACTATTGTTTCTTTTATTGCCAACATAAGTCTTGATAATATTGTCTCTTATTCTTGCTATCTGCTTCAGTTTtactttcttatttttgcattctGTTCTGTTTTCAGAAATAGCCACATATTCCTCAGTATTCATTTGAATAGATAGCTCTCTAAGAACATTTAGCGAatcagcacctgaattagtgttaGCAATCTCCACTTCTGCATCTTTATCTTTCTGCACGTTAGAACTATTTGCCATTAATTGCTTGGAAGTTGGTTGCTGCTTCTTGTCTTTCATACTCAAACTTGAAAAGCTCTCTAGAAGTCACATTGGGGCTGATTTCTTCCTTGGTTGTGCAAGAGAATGACCATCAGCTCTAGTTTTTCTTGAATCATCATATTTTCTCCTTTCAACTCTCCTTCCAATAATGATTGACAATTTCTTGTCTCATGTCCAAGGGAGGCATAGTAATTGCAAAACACACCAATACATTCATACCTCAAACTCATCTCTAGAGGTTGTTGATTCGGCCCCATCAATTTTATGTTGTCTCTTAGCTTTTATCACCCTCCAGTTCCACCTTCGCTTTGATAATCCGAGATTTTTTATCTTTGACCTCGAAAAAATCAAGGTCGGAGATGAACCTAATTTACTCCCTAATTTACGTCCAACCTCCAGGGTTTTGAATTGTTTTGGCAAACCCCAGAATTGAACTCAAATAAGGATTGCAGAGATCATTATTTCTCGTGAGGCCTCGTCCTCCTCCCAATGCTTAACGTGTAGGATATAATTCTTAAAGAGCCATGGGGAGCCTCTTTCAATTCTCAGCATATCTGTTTCTTTCTCAAACAAAAATTGAAATAGATTCTTACCTTTGTTCACCACTCTGAATCTTTCAGGTCTACCCCAAATAGCATGCATGGCACCTTCCATTATTCCAACAGAAAAATGTCTTTTCGCAAAAATTCTTCTTGAAAGACTCTTCGTACATGCTTGTACTCCTTCCGAGATGTCTTCTTCATCAAGGATGACAATCTCTTCTTCTTCGCTCTCCTTCTCATGTCTAGGACGCTCAGGATCAGACCTAAGATCATCCATTCTGTTTGTTAATTAGAATTTTAATAGAGGGCACTAAAACCCTAGAAGAGCACTAGGAACCCTAATGAGCACTTTTAATATATCTTCTAAATTCTATTTTGGTGAAcacaacttttttatttattaataataataaaagtaaaagtacaTCAAAACAAATTACTATCATTTTGCAGACTTTACTTGTGCTAAAAATATCATACTTTACCTGTTGTTGTTGAAATTGAAAAAGTCTtcttttttgtaattaaaaaaaaaagtaaggaaGAAAATGAATCGGAACCAAAACTATTTTTTCCATTTCAAGTAAAGGAGATCCTTTTTAAGTAAAAGAGATTACAAAAATGATGTTAAAGAGATTACAAAAATGATGTTGGATCTCAGAAATTAATTGTATAAATTAGCTATACAAAATTGTAAGCTTTCCAAGACAGACTAAATCCCATGCTTAAAGTTAAAAAAAACATACCAAAAGATATGTAAAAGACTCAACATATgctaaatttaaaaattgttGAGGGTAGATCTTATGCTAGCACCCTTCCCAACTGCAATGGAAGTTACCAGCCTAATCTATGGGTCTTCTTGAATCTTGATTGCGCATTGACTCCATTCAGGTAAGTAAATTGAAATTGATATCCAATGTTCTATGGAATCCATTGAATAATTAGTTTATAGTCTCTTGTTAAAGGGATTTAAATCCCCTGGCTGGGAGGAGCATAAATTACAAGAAACATGGTCCTATGAAGTTAAATTTTGAAGTGTAGAGGCAGGTTTCAATTTCAAGGTATAAACAGTTGGAAGTGTGTTGTTTCTATCAATTCGTCAACTTTACAAGGTTCAAGTATTGATATTAAACTCTCTAATCATTTTCAGAATACATAAttatctctctctcacacacaatTACATTATTTTGACTAAAAAGCTAAATCCTGGAGTCAAGTGGCCTAATGAAAAAGCATGTTTCAGATgaaacaccaaatttttttttgtagaaaCACCAAAAAACCAAATAGACTTCATGATTCTCGTTTGTTCACCATGGTGACGCTCCTTACGTTTTTTATAAAATGTATTAATAATTAATCAGTTAAACTAATTTTTATAGAAATAAATTTGTTAATCTTAAATATTTAATCATATTATTATGTGTATATAACAATTATTTACCCTTTTATAATATATGCtagaataaaaaatacatattaaaaatatgtaaaataaatATATAGAGTGATTTTTCTAGTGCAAAATAACTAACTTTATAAAATCTTTATCATTAAAAACTAATATAAATACATCACAAAtgtaaaagaaggaaaaaaagaaataaagagcaTAATTTGTTTATGAAAATATTACTTTTGCATTTATATAAGCAGAGGGGCTTTCTTGAAGAGTTTAGGATTCTATTTTTTGtgagcttttttttttaaatttagttgaaATTATAAAAGTGGTGTAGTTTTCTCTGTAGATTACTACTATTGGAAGAGTTTTCTGTGTTATTAGAAATCTCTACCTCTGTTGGTGTGTTCAGTCCAATGTGCTTTTATCAATCTATTTAACATTGTTGtaactttctttttcaaataaaaatgtgATTTAAGCCCACCAACTTGATTTGTTCCCTTTCGTCTTTGGTAATATTTACGGGTATGCCCTTCATGGGTGGGGGGCTCTTTTACTTGGGCATTTTTCatcaataaaaaaattcattattttcaaaaaaattgaaagaacattatttactaaaatacgacttttataataatttaatttaataaaaataaatatattcctATTATTACTTTcgtataattaattatattgggttgttttcacatttaaattttaattaattaattaaattaaataatttcctaaAATTAATCCCCATGTAACCTTTTATTTTAATAGACATTTCTCTATCTTCGTTTACCAGTGTATTCTTTTGGATTTAGTAGAACCGCATAAAATAACGAGCAGGCCCAAAGAGATAAGGCCCGAATACTTTTGAACTGGATTGGAAGGGGCCGCGCGAACGCAGGCCCCCACTGCCACAAATTATGACGTAGGCTCCACCACTTGGGTAGACCTTAGGCGGGCACCCTTCCGAAGTGCAATGGAAGTCACCAGCCTAGGCCATGGGCCTTCTTGATCGCCCATTGACCCCGTCCAGGTAAGTATATTGCAATTGTTGTACTCCCTTCTCTTTTATATGCCAATGCATCACCCGCACATTCTGATCCCCATGATGTGGGACTTTAGGATTATTCAGCAAGAACTTAACAACTCATGTTTATTCCTCCTCCCAGTTCGAGATACCCAATTCCCCACAATAAGCAATGTAAGTTACATTAGTAGATTAATACATTATATGAATCATGATTACTGTATCATTAAGAAAATACGTATGCTCTATGCTTTgtaaattaaagaaaattgaaCTCAGTTTCAATTAGTTGTTGAACTAATGAATCATATATAGTTTTGTTTCATAGCTCAGAAAATTTAGATTAATCAGTAGGTTTCTATGGCATAATCAATCCTGAATAATAAAgaaaacatatataaaattaaactCATTATTTATACAAACTACACAGATATGAAGTGACACAACAAAAGgcaaaacataattaaaaaaccTCAGCACTCAAGTCTCTCAAGTCTCTGCAGACAAGACTCAAAAATCAGAGGTTGGTGATGGAAgagaaacaagaaacaattacaAGAGAGAGTAAAAAGTGGGAGGGGAATTTAATGTTGCTTCCATCAGATGACCCACCATTTGTTCCTGGAACTCTCTTAGATCCTGCAACTACAACAATAGAATACACCAAACTAAAAAGTGttatcatgcattgaaacatctTTTCTACTAACAATCTTAATTAAACTATTAATTCTGAGTTTACTATATCATGAAAAGGAGGGTAACATTTTTAAAGTTCCTTTACTACAATATTATACCTGAGGGAGAATCTGAACCTGAATATGAAGGTGCAATTGAGCCTTCAGGTGAATCAGCTGGAGATTCAGCTGGGGAACCAAATGGAGATCCCACCGGAGAACCCGAAGATGCTCCTCCATTAACACCTACAAAATTCATGCCATGACCAAATAAGTTATTAGCCTTATATTCTCTCTGTTGTCTTTTATCTGTCACTGTCACTTTTTGATACATCGCTGAATCAACGTATCAGCGATGTATAGAACTTGAATACTTAAGACAATACATTTTCGCATTaacataatttttattttcttacctTTGCATTGGCTTACTGGTGGAGTTTGAACTTTGCAAGCACTAGGAAGAGACAAAGCAAGAGTTTGGTTAATGGGGATTCCCAAATTGGAACCTCCACCATTAAGGACAGAGCATAAGCACTGTGGGGAAGATTTAACCACACTTGAGAGTTGAGAGCAACATGAAGATGATGGTGTTGATGAGCTTCCCATTATGTAGTTCAAGCAAGGACTCAAGCTAGTTAATGTGCTTGTGcaacttgatgatgatgatgattgagcTTTAGCTTCTTGGTTCCACATTGTGGCCCCCACAACAAGAACCATAATAACTAAGCTCAAAGAAGATCTTGCCATTACTTCCAATGTTAGAATACTAAGATTTCTCAATGCCTTGTTCTTGTGTATGTGTGTGGATTGAGAAACTAACTAGTTGATGATGTTTTGAGTGAGACTTGAACAAAGAGTTATATAGAAAGAGAAAAGATGTTTCAAGAAAATGAACAAGTAAATGTAGGTTGCCAACCCTTTCTAATTTGATGACATTATCATACATACAAAGGTTAATGTTGTCGTATAACTATAGCTAACGGACtgttttatttcaatttaatgTAATAAGAATGCTGTAGTAACGagatatagctcaaatggcatagtttcTATATCCTCACTTAGAGATTTAAAATTCGAGTCTTACTTCTAactttgaaaaaaatataaaataaaataagagtttTGCATTAACCATATCGTATTTTTTTGAAATTGTCTTCAAATTGTTTATTTTACTACACTTTCTAGCCTCACATATATTAATGTTTAAAACTTTATTTGGATCTAATTTTTAGTAGAAATGATTgtataattaagaattaattaatcTGGTTCAAGATGGAATAACAATTAAGAGTATTTATCTCATTAAATACGCGTGTTTAGGGAACATCAAACTTCATAAAAATAAGTATAAAaagatattataaaaaatattttgtataaaaCATTAAAATGGATAATTTTGTACCTTTATGTGAATTTATCTAACATTAAGttgttctatttttaaaatttgtgcacCTAGACAAAGTTAGATGCTTATTTGAAACATAAGAGAATAGTTTAGTATTAAAATATGCTAAAACAAAAAGATGCCAAATGAGAAgtgtattgatttttttttcatacaTTTGGTTTTGAAAAACGAAAATATGCATTCTAACCAACCATACCAAATACAGCAATTGGAATTAACAAAATATATTCCAATATACATGTTGGTTAAAGTAGTTGAACTCCTAAATCATCAAATTCAAATCTACCAATTCTTTTTCGTTGAGTCATTGCAATGTATAAATCATGTCCTTATCTTATGATCAAACCAATCAACATCCAAAGACACTTACCTACAATCAAATCATTCTTTAACCCACCAAAGACTAATATGGGACAACTCACATATGCTTTCCAAATCACTATGATATCAACCGTACTAATTATAATTATGGGTTCACTAAACTTGGTTAAGGGTCAAATTACTACACCATGCACAACATCAATGATAACCAATTTCACACCATGTGCAAACTTCATCACAGGAAGTTCAAGTAATGGATTAGCACCATCATCTTCATGTTGTGATTCACTAAGGTCTTTGATGAGTAATAGTATAGATTGTGCTTGCCTTGTGATATCAGCCAATGCTCCAATCCCATTACCTATTAACAGTGTTCTTGCCCTTTTTCTTCCACAAGCATGCAACATCAATGAACTTCCTTTACAGTGCAAAGGTGTGTCCTTATTCcttaaagttttgattttggaggGAGAGGCAAAGAAGGGCTTCaaagtataaaattaatttaatccaATTTTCATACTAATCCCATAATTTCAATAGGGAGACAGTTATTTTGCAGCCGGCtaaattttttaattctaaattctaaatcctcaatttttttttaattttaaattctaaactctaaattttaaatcttaaatattATACCATAAATCCTAatcttaaaccctaaaaccttaaACCTCCTAAAAACGATGGTTACAAAaacaatttataataaaaaaattaactaaagttgcctaattaaaaattagttttctATACTTATTCTAATTTGTTTCCTGTTATTttcttcaaaaatcaaaattcacaaatatatCCCAAAAGGGGTTTGATAAGTGCTGGTTAAGTTTGGAATTTGGATAATTGGATGAAACTATCTAAACTCAACATTACCTTGTGTAATTGAGTTACATTACTCTATATTATCTTATAAGAGATGCCTATCTAAATtaccacatgattgacaattTCTCAAAGCTCaaacataatttaaaaaataataatattttttcgtAATAATCTAAATTACTAATATTCCTATTACATAATAATGTGTCAAAACGTACCTTTTCCCATTGTTATTTTCTTAATGAAATATTTAAATAGCTAATGAAGTATTGTTATTGTACATTATTGCAGCTTCTGGCTCTCCTATACCAGCTCCAGGTAGTTACTTTGTTCAATTGCTATACTATTTTGTAATTTAGCATGTTTTCCGTTTTCACATTCTTCCTTATGATAAAATTCCATCTCTGTCTAAATCCCATATTGAGTTAAATTTCAATTTGGATAAACTgttttatatatagaaaatatttaTTCGCAGGTCCAGCAATGCTTGGATCAAATGACCAATCACTTCCTCCAATAGCTGAATCCCCACTAAGCCCACAAGGTATTTATGAAATCCCTCAATTtgctaattaaaatttaatatgacTAAGTTGTGTAAAAGACAATGATTTATTGCTCTTTGTTAATGTACTTACTTTCCATgaaaattttggcaaaataatGTGACATTAATTTATCTTATACTTGAGTGCAGCTTCTGAGGCACCCAATTTTGAGACTTCACAACCAACATTGGCACCACTAGAAGCAAAATCAAAACCattgaagaagaataagaactcaAGAAAACTCCAGGAATACAGTTACCAATAATGGATTCCTGTTATTATTGTATTGTTTTATCTTGTTGGTCATCTTTGGCATTTGAAacttgaaagaaataaaaagtagTTGCAATGTTTTAGCTTACCCTTAAGATAAATATTTCCAAGGACTCGTATGATATCAAACAAATTCAACTTTGCTGTGTTTCAGTAACAAGATCACTTTGATTCCTTTCATACAACATAGGTACAGAAATAGTTCTGTGATGGTACTCAAGCTGAAACACTCTTGAAAACTCTTCAATCAAGGAGTTGCGAGTAATACCAATTAGACCGCCATCATCATGCATAATAGAATGCAGATCATTTGTTCCGTTAGCAGCCATATTTGATGATTGAGCTTCTCTCAGTAACAACCCTTTAATGCTTCCAACCTCGCGGTTGCGTATGCCACATGGGATGATCCATTTGAAGGGAGTCAAATCTGTTGTGACATTAAGTGCTAAGCCATGGTATGTTATCCAATGAGACACTCTTATACCTACAGCTGCAACTTTCTCATTTCCTGGagcaaatttcaacaaatttcaaCGAGGAGTTAGGAGAActtcaaaaaagaaaacaatgGTTTTGGGCTAATCAATCCATCAACTAATTTATGTCGTGAGAGCTTAGGTATCAGGCAGTAGCATATAATTTATATATGTCCTTGTAGAAGCCATTCTATAAGCTGAAACCAAATTAAGCCAACCCGAGAGTTCATCTAACGTTGTATAATTGTAAAGCTAGACTAAAACTCATGAGAGTTTAGTCGTGAAGTCATAAACTTAATTGGAAATGTAAACTGGTATACTTGTAAGAGTTTACCAGTTAGCCAGAAAGATTGTAAACTTGGCTGCAATATCTAAAATGTTAAACATGACCAGGACTAATTTATCCAACCTATTTTGAATTGAATCGATAAAGCCAATGATCTTGAATATCAAGCTAATCTTTCATGATATAtgaaattataatattatattcTTATGAACCTAAATTTGAGTGGTATTATTATCAAAAGTATACAAGTCTAAGGTTGCATAGTAGCAAAAAAAAGGAACTTAGACTTACCAACCCAGACACCAGTTAAACCTTCCACTCGAGAAGCTTGAATGGAAAATGTCGAAGAAAGAACACGAATGACAAGCTCTTCCAGTGTCCTGAGGTACCAATGTAGATCCATCTTGTGTCTTCTTAGATTGATAATAGGGTACAGAACTAGCTGGCCAGGACCATGGTATGTAACTTCACCACCTCGCTCAGTACGATAAACATTAAAGGGTGCATTGTTGATGTTGAAATTTAGGTTGTCCTTGGTACTGGCAGTACCCAATGTATACACAGAAGGGTGCTGCAGAACAATAAGGGTGTCACTGCAATCTCCTTCATTCTCAAGCTGAGCCTTCTTTTCCTTCACAATGTCTTTCTGCCAAGACCATGCCACTTCGTAAGGGACTTGCTCTTGGTGCAAATCAAAGAGCTCGCAGCTGCGCAATTTCCTTAACACTGTTGGTGAGAATTTTTCAAGTGTTAAATGTGTATAAACAGAATAGTAGTGCGACTTACAGCCTTGCTCCGTAAGATGTGAATTTGGATGGTTTCAGATATGAGAATTGGAATGACTTGGACAGGTTGGAGTGGGTGTGCAAAGGTAGAGAAGGACATGGAGGCGCTGATGAAGGGACTGTATTCAACAAATTCATGTCTGATTACGGGATACTGCGTGTTTGTGAGATGAAAATACCGGCGATATCAAAGACGGTGGCAACAAAGGACAATAGGAGGCGATCAATGTATCAAGTCCAATTTGAATTCATTACCTTTATATAATCATGGTCAGGAGTAACACTAAAATCCCATTTAGAAGCATAAACAACTGCCTGGTCTTCTGCAAATTCAGTTTCGTATATGACCTAAAAATTGACACAGATTAGCATTTattctctaaaaataaaaaaaataattaaaaaaagattcAATAGTATTCTAATTCTATCTTATGTAATCAACATAAATTGACAGCTTCAAGATTTACATATTTAAGTCAAAcagatcaatgcacatgtatcTAAACCACACAGACCCACAATTTTCTAATAGTAtttaaacttttgaaaaaaaataatacaagagagcaaggttctgaaaaccgaaccggtcatcgaaccgttcTAATTACTAGTTTACTGGTTCACTGATTCAACAGGTTCAACCATGGTTCAACTggaaaaaccgttttataataaaataataaataaattaaaaatttaatacccTAAAACATAACTGCAGTCATCAATAAACCTGTAGACAAAGTGGTTACCCTAGAAGAAGGGGGAACTGGTGGTAGCTCACATATAGACTTGGGAGAATTGGTTAAAGATGcctatataatttaaaaaaaaaaaaaaagggttagtAGACACCATATTGTGCTTCGCGACAAGGATGATTCATGGGTTCCCTGGTTATCCATGCTTTGCGACGAGGATCAAACACTTCAATGGTCGACACCATTGTGCTTCCATCAAAGCCACCAAGTGCATGCCTACAAGGGGAATGGATAAGTTCATAACGGTGCAAAATCAGTCACATAAGTTGTTACTAGCAAAGAAACTAGTGCAAGTCTTAATCTAAGAAATGCATAGCTGGCAAAATTCATATGCTGAATTAACTAACTTAACAATCGAAGCACAATTAAGCCCAAAGCATAGTTTTAATTGACTTAATTGAACACAAAAAAGCACAGCAGTGAACAGCAGAGCGCAAAAAAACACAGCACAGCAGCAAAGAAGACACAAACCAGAGTACAACATAGCATAGCAGCAGTGAGCAGAGCCATTCAATAATCAATATAATTTGATAATTTCtgaactaaaaaaaataacacGAACAGCATGCACTAGTAGTGAGCTTTGTGATACGATAAGAGTATTAAGCACCAACTTAAATTACAAGTATTCCTTTAGGGAATGAGCACAAAATTTATCATCAAGAAACTTTAACAAAATTTAACAACAGAAAAAAAGCAAGAACAAACCAGTAACAATTTATCGGGATCAATTTATCATCAATCAGTAAGCCAGTAACAGTTAATCAACCCAGGACAAACAAGAACAAGCCAGTAACAGAGTAAAAATTTATCATCAAGCAGTGAGCAAAGCCAGTCAACTAAGAGAAAGCACCGAGCACTGACTGAGCATCCGAGGCATTACCTTCGGCGAGGGAAGTGACCAGAGATTTGAGGGAGAGCGATGGACGACGGGAAGCTGGTGACGAACACTAGCGAGCTGGCGACGAACACGATAGACAGACGACGGCGGAGCAGGACCTGGAGACGCTGACGTTGGGGGAATGGAAGGGCCTTCGAGCACGACGAAACAGGAGGATTGGCGAACGACCACGACGAATCAAGCGGCGACGGTGAAATCAACGGCGGCGCGATGGAGGCTAGGGTTGTATTTTGGGGAGAAATAAAGAGAGTATGTACGAGACTGAGGAATCTGGAATGGGACTCGAGAGGGGGACGAGGGCTTCAGGTGAGGACCGAGGAGAACCTGGCTCTTCTTAGTATGGCGGTTTTTGATGTTGAACCAAACCGCATAAGCATTCGGTTCACTGCTGAATCGGTCCGgtctaattttcaaaatcataagAGAGAGCATAATTGTTAGAATCAAATCGACGATCGATTCCGTCATATTACTGGACTACTGGTTCAATTGTTGGATCACCGATTGAACCAATTAATCCAGTCCTatttaaataaaagtataaaatagTCAATCAACAAGTATTAAACTTATATTAGTAGGAAATAAATGCCTTCATTAACACTTTAACATCAATCAAATCtcaatttctaaaaataacttgCAGAAAAATACCAATTAGCATTAAACCTATATTAATACAATCATGCATTAGTAACAAATAAGAGTAACAATCAAGTATTAAATCTATATtaaaacaacaacaatcaaatatTAACAACAATTAAGTAATCCCAACTAGCATCTAATTCCTATTCTAAATCTACATTAAAAGTTTAAAATGACAACAATTTATATACAAATTTCAATTGGCATCAAATTCCAATTACtttaaaatttcttttcaagtgtcattttatataaatataaattccaATAAACATCAATTTATCTATTCTAAATCTACTTAGAACAAtaacaatcaaatttt from Arachis ipaensis cultivar K30076 chromosome B02, Araip1.1, whole genome shotgun sequence harbors:
- the LOC107624936 gene encoding plastidial lipoyltransferase 2 isoform X1 — encoded protein: MVIYETEFAEDQAVVYASKWDFSVTPDHDYIKYPVIRHEFVEYSPFISASMSFSTFAHPLQPVQVIPILISETIQIHILRSKAKDIVKEKKAQLENEGDCSDTLIVLQHPSVYTLGTASTKDNLNFNINNAPFNVYRTERGGEVTYHGPGQLVLYPIINLRRHKMDLHWYLRTLEELVIRVLSSTFSIQASRVEGLTGVWVGNEKVAAVGIRVSHWITYHGLALNVTTDLTPFKWIIPCGIRNREVGSIKGLLLREAQSSNMAANGTNDLHSIMHDDGGLIGITRNSLIEEFSRVFQLEYHHRTISVPMLYERNQSDLVTETQQS
- the LOC107624936 gene encoding plastidial lipoyltransferase 2 isoform X3; the encoded protein is MSFSTFAHPLQPVQVIPILISETIQIHILRSKAKDIVKEKKAQLENEGDCSDTLIVLQHPSVYTLGTASTKDNLNFNINNAPFNVYRTERGGEVTYHGPGQLVLYPIINLRRHKMDLHWYLRTLEELVIRVLSSTFSIQASRVEGLTGVWVGNEKVAAVGIRVSHWITYHGLALNVTTDLTPFKWIIPCGIRNREVGSIKGLLLREAQSSNMAANGTNDLHSIMHDDGGLIGITRNSLIEEFSRVFQLEYHHRTISVPMLYERNQSDLVTETQQS
- the LOC107624936 gene encoding plastidial lipoyltransferase 2 isoform X2, whose translation is MNLLNTVPSSAPPCPSLPLHTHSNLSKSFQFSYLKPSKFTSYGARLCELFDLHQEQVPYEVAWSWQKDIVKEKKAQLENEGDCSDTLIVLQHPSVYTLGTASTKDNLNFNINNAPFNVYRTERGGEVTYHGPGQLVLYPIINLRRHKMDLHWYLRTLEELVIRVLSSTFSIQASRVEGLTGVWVGNEKVAAVGIRVSHWITYHGLALNVTTDLTPFKWIIPCGIRNREVGSIKGLLLREAQSSNMAANGTNDLHSIMHDDGGLIGITRNSLIEEFSRVFQLEYHHRTISVPMLYERNQSDLVTETQQS